In Deinococcus maricopensis DSM 21211, one genomic interval encodes:
- the rpsD gene encoding 30S ribosomal protein S4 translates to MGRFRGSITKQSRREGINLAETEKVQKYLDRRPYAPGQHGQRRKGRPSDYSVRLREKQKLARLYGVSEKQFRNLFEEAANIPGVTGTVFLQFLERRLDNVIFRLGIASTRRQARQFVAHGHILVNGKLLDVPSYRVKIGDVITVAERSRQNGFILENMEAAKRRRVSPWLEFNTETFTGSFVRLPAREDLALPINENFIIEFYSR, encoded by the coding sequence ATGGGTCGTTTTCGTGGTTCCATTACCAAACAAAGCCGTCGCGAAGGCATCAACCTCGCCGAGACGGAAAAAGTCCAGAAGTACCTGGACCGCCGCCCCTACGCGCCCGGTCAGCACGGCCAGCGCCGCAAAGGCCGCCCCAGTGACTACAGCGTCCGTCTGCGCGAGAAGCAGAAACTCGCCCGCCTGTACGGCGTGAGCGAGAAGCAGTTCCGCAACCTCTTCGAGGAAGCCGCGAACATTCCCGGCGTGACCGGCACCGTGTTCCTCCAGTTCCTGGAGCGCCGCCTGGACAACGTCATCTTCCGCCTCGGCATCGCCAGCACGCGCCGCCAGGCCCGTCAGTTCGTCGCACACGGTCACATCCTCGTGAACGGCAAACTGCTCGACGTGCCCAGCTACCGCGTCAAGATCGGCGACGTCATCACCGTCGCCGAGCGCAGCCGCCAGAACGGCTTCATCCTCGAGAACATGGAAGCCGCCAAGCGCCGCCGCGTCAGCCCCTGGCTCGAATTCAACACCGAGACCTTCACCGGCTCGTTTGTGCGCCTGCCCGCCCGCGAGGACCTGGCGCTGCCCATCAACGAGAACTTCATCATCGAGTTCTACTCGCGCTAA
- the rpsK gene encoding 30S ribosomal protein S11, whose translation MAKAQKGKTPRRVRRNIGAGRAYIHASYNNTIVTITDADGNSVAWSSGGTIGYKGSKKGTPYAAQLAAADAVKKAQSFGMNIVDVIVRGTGSGREQAIRAIQASGIDVKSIMDDTPVPHNGCRPAKKNRA comes from the coding sequence ATGGCGAAAGCTCAAAAAGGCAAGACCCCCCGCCGCGTCCGCCGCAACATCGGCGCCGGCCGCGCGTACATCCACGCGTCCTACAACAACACCATCGTCACGATCACCGACGCTGACGGGAACAGCGTCGCGTGGAGCAGCGGCGGCACCATCGGCTACAAAGGCAGCAAGAAGGGCACGCCCTACGCCGCCCAGCTCGCCGCCGCCGACGCCGTGAAGAAGGCCCAGTCCTTCGGCATGAACATCGTCGACGTGATCGTCCGTGGTACCGGCAGCGGCCGTGAACAGGCCATCCGCGCCATCCAGGCCAGCGGCATCGACGTGAAGTCCATCATGGACGACACCCCCGTGCCCCACAACGGCTGCCGCCCCGCCAAGAAGAACCGCGCCTAA
- the rpsM gene encoding 30S ribosomal protein S13, which produces MARIAGVDLPREKRIEIALTYIYGIGLTRAKEVLAQTGVNPDTRVKNLSEAEQGQLRDAIEKTFKVEGDLRSEIGQNIKRLMDIGAYRGLRHRRGLPVRGQRTKTNARTRKGPRKTVAGKKKATRK; this is translated from the coding sequence ATGGCTCGTATTGCAGGTGTTGACCTCCCCCGCGAAAAGCGCATCGAAATTGCGCTGACGTACATCTACGGCATTGGCCTGACCCGCGCCAAGGAAGTGCTCGCCCAGACCGGCGTGAACCCTGACACGCGCGTCAAGAACCTCAGCGAAGCCGAACAGGGCCAGCTGCGTGACGCCATCGAGAAGACCTTCAAGGTCGAAGGTGACCTCCGCAGCGAGATCGGCCAGAACATCAAGCGCCTGATGGACATCGGCGCCTACCGTGGTCTGCGTCACCGCCGTGGCCTGCCCGTTCGCGGTCAGCGCACCAAGACCAACGCCCGCACCCGCAAAGGTCCGCGTAAGACCGTCGCCGGGAAGAAGAAGGCCACGAGGAAGTAA
- the rpmJ gene encoding 50S ribosomal protein L36 — MKVRTSVKKMCDKCKVIRRHGRVLVICENVKHKQRQG, encoded by the coding sequence ATGAAAGTCCGCACCAGCGTCAAGAAGATGTGCGACAAGTGCAAGGTCATTCGTCGCCACGGACGCGTTCTCGTCATCTGCGAGAACGTGAAGCACAAGCAGCGTCAGGGGTAA
- the infA gene encoding translation initiation factor IF-1 produces MLVLCLAFRPGGYVAKRKFPEKRERKTEDTDTVRAEGVVEEALPNTTFRVKLDTGHDILAYISGKMRIHYIRILPGDRVVLEISRYDTSRGRIVYRK; encoded by the coding sequence ATGCTAGTTTTATGTTTGGCCTTCAGGCCTGGAGGGTACGTGGCGAAAAGAAAATTTCCGGAGAAACGCGAGCGCAAGACTGAGGACACCGACACCGTCCGCGCCGAAGGCGTGGTCGAGGAGGCCCTGCCCAACACCACCTTCCGCGTGAAGCTGGACACTGGGCACGACATCCTGGCGTACATCAGCGGCAAGATGCGCATTCACTACATCCGCATCCTGCCCGGCGACCGCGTGGTCCTGGAAATCTCGCGTTACGACACGTCGCGCGGCCGCATCGTTTACCGCAAGTAA
- a CDS encoding adenylate kinase has product MNAERNRVVIFLGPPGAGKGTQAERLARDLDLVKISTGDILRDHVARGTELGLQVKDVLDKGQLVSDDILIALIRDKLASLEAVRVIFDGFPRTVAQAHDLDVLLEELGAPIHAVPLLEVPDEELIERIVERGKTSGRSDDTAEVARQRQAVYREQTQPLIEYYRARGHLRVIDGVGSMDDVYGRLRNALN; this is encoded by the coding sequence TTGAACGCTGAACGTAACCGAGTGGTGATTTTCCTGGGCCCGCCCGGCGCCGGCAAAGGCACGCAGGCCGAGCGCCTCGCGCGCGACCTTGACCTCGTGAAGATCAGCACCGGCGACATCCTGCGCGACCACGTCGCGCGCGGCACCGAACTGGGCCTGCAGGTCAAAGACGTGCTGGACAAGGGCCAACTGGTTTCCGACGATATCCTGATCGCCCTGATTCGCGACAAGCTTGCCAGTCTCGAAGCGGTGCGCGTCATCTTCGACGGGTTCCCGCGCACGGTCGCGCAGGCCCATGACCTCGACGTGCTGCTGGAGGAGCTTGGCGCGCCCATTCACGCGGTGCCGCTGCTCGAAGTGCCCGATGAGGAGCTGATCGAGCGCATCGTGGAGCGGGGCAAGACGTCCGGCCGCAGCGACGACACGGCAGAGGTGGCGCGGCAGCGTCAGGCAGTGTACCGCGAGCAGACGCAGCCGCTGATCGAGTACTACCGCGCGCGTGGACACCTGCGGGTGATCGACGGCGTGGGCAGCATGGACGACGTCTACGGGCGTCTGCGCAACGCGCTGAACTGA